In Candidatus Contubernalis alkalaceticus, the following proteins share a genomic window:
- a CDS encoding adenosylcobalamin-dependent ribonucleoside-diphosphate reductase, with the protein MKLSDNAKITLAKRYLMKDAGGGILETPEQMLKRVAANIAHVDCLYYGKSEEETQKIESSFFEVMNNLEFLPNSPTLMNAGREFQQLSACFVLPIEDSIESIFETLKHMALVQKTGGGTGFAFDRLRPAGDFVKSTFGVASGPISFLKIYDSGTEAVKQGGSRRGASMGTLPYDHPDIVDFVTCKESDLDITNFNISVTVSDSFMEKVRGDDPDPDYYLVNPRTKNPHIDPETGNLKRMNARGLFQLILERAWRNGEPGIIFIDRMNEFNPTPHLGKYETSNPCGEQPLLPYEACCLGSINLGLMVNSKIQVDWDRLRKVVHTAVHFEDNVIDASQYAIPQITKMHQGNRKIGIGVMGWHDMLVRLGFCYDSIKALKLAEKVMSFINQEAKKKSVELALKRGVFPNFKDSIYDTGKEEDRVRNATRTTIAPTGTISIIAGASSGIEPYFSIAFARKNVLGGIDLLEVNPLFMEIAKRDGFYSMELEKRIVESGSVQNDKQVPEEIQNIFKNALEIDYTWHVRHQAAFQKYTDNAVSKTINLPFNASLKELDEAIKLSWKSGCKGITVYRNCSRASQVLNIGIPGKDESLKTPIIPKINGTTKKNCPECG; encoded by the coding sequence ATGAAGTTAAGTGATAACGCCAAAATAACGCTGGCAAAACGTTACCTGATGAAAGATGCTGGGGGGGGGATCCTGGAAACTCCAGAGCAGATGTTAAAAAGGGTAGCTGCTAATATCGCTCATGTGGACTGTCTTTACTATGGTAAGTCAGAAGAGGAAACCCAGAAAATAGAGAGCAGTTTTTTTGAGGTAATGAATAACTTAGAATTCTTACCCAATTCCCCAACTTTGATGAATGCCGGCAGGGAATTTCAACAGTTGTCTGCCTGTTTTGTGCTGCCTATAGAGGACAGCATAGAATCAATATTTGAAACGTTAAAACATATGGCTCTGGTGCAGAAAACCGGGGGAGGAACCGGATTTGCCTTTGACCGGCTCCGGCCCGCCGGGGATTTTGTTAAATCCACCTTTGGGGTGGCCAGCGGTCCCATATCTTTTCTAAAAATATATGACAGCGGCACGGAAGCGGTAAAACAGGGGGGAAGCCGTCGGGGGGCAAGTATGGGGACTTTGCCTTATGACCATCCCGATATAGTTGATTTTGTTACCTGTAAGGAGTCAGATTTAGACATTACAAATTTTAATATTTCCGTTACTGTTTCCGACAGCTTCATGGAAAAAGTAAGGGGGGATGATCCTGACCCGGATTATTATTTGGTAAATCCCCGCACAAAAAACCCCCATATTGACCCGGAGACAGGCAATTTAAAAAGGATGAACGCCCGGGGCCTTTTTCAGCTGATTTTAGAAAGAGCCTGGAGAAATGGGGAACCGGGAATAATTTTTATAGATAGGATGAATGAATTTAATCCAACCCCTCACCTTGGGAAATATGAAACCAGTAATCCTTGTGGAGAGCAGCCTCTTTTGCCTTACGAGGCCTGTTGTTTAGGTTCCATTAACTTGGGATTGATGGTGAACTCAAAAATTCAGGTAGACTGGGATAGGCTGCGGAAGGTAGTTCACACAGCGGTGCATTTTGAAGATAACGTGATTGATGCCAGTCAGTATGCGATTCCTCAGATTACAAAAATGCATCAGGGAAATCGGAAAATTGGGATTGGAGTTATGGGTTGGCATGACATGCTGGTTAGGTTGGGTTTTTGTTATGATAGTATAAAAGCTCTGAAGTTGGCTGAGAAAGTGATGTCTTTCATTAATCAAGAAGCTAAAAAGAAATCTGTTGAACTGGCTCTTAAGCGGGGGGTATTTCCAAACTTTAAAGACAGTATCTATGACACCGGAAAAGAAGAAGACAGAGTGAGGAATGCCACCAGGACCACTATTGCCCCTACCGGCACAATCTCCATCATTGCCGGGGCCAGCAGTGGGATAGAACCGTATTTCAGTATTGCCTTCGCAAGAAAGAATGTCCTGGGGGGCATTGACCTGCTGGAGGTAAATCCGTTATTTATGGAAATAGCAAAGCGGGATGGTTTTTACTCCATGGAACTGGAGAAGCGTATTGTTGAAAGCGGTAGTGTCCAAAATGACAAACAGGTTCCAGAGGAGATTCAAAACATTTTTAAAAATGCACTGGAAATTGATTATACCTGGCATGTCCGGCACCAGGCGGCTTTTCAGAAATATACCGATAATGCTGTGAGCAAAACTATAAATCTACCTTTTAATGCTTCCCTAAAAGAGCTGGATGAGGCCATTAAACTTTCCTGGAAGTCAGGATGCAAAGGAATTACTGTCTATCGTAATTGTTCCAGGGCCTCCCAGGTTTTAAACATTGGGATACCCGGGAAGGATGAATCTTTGAAAACCCCCATTATACCAAAAATTAACGGCACTACGAAAAAAAATTGTCCAGAATGCGGTTGA
- a CDS encoding amphi-Trp domain-containing protein, with translation MSGKSEEVIFSSEEPRSVQEIADFLILAGQKLKEQGFFNLTQGDRQIEVRPDGSTKLELKYEIKGETKHQFEIELEWKPGVGGQGGKVDIV, from the coding sequence ATGTCTGGGAAATCAGAAGAAGTAATCTTTTCCAGTGAAGAACCCAGGTCCGTTCAGGAGATTGCAGATTTCTTGATTCTGGCAGGACAAAAGTTAAAAGAACAAGGTTTTTTCAATCTAACCCAGGGAGACCGACAGATTGAGGTCCGCCCCGATGGTTCTACCAAGCTGGAGCTTAAATATGAGATTAAAGGGGAAACAAAACACCAGTTTGAGATTGAATTAGAGTGGAAACCCGGCGTAGGCGGGCAGGGCGGAAAGGTAGACATTGTGTAA
- the yfcE gene encoding phosphodiesterase: protein MKIGVISDTHGSLDAWNKAMEHFAGCQFILHAGDVLYHGPRNPLPQGYDPKELAAALNNSPIPVFVVRGNCDAEVEEVMLEVPIMSPYFFCSLEGLQILMLHGTNCSEEQLSELGNKYNADILVFGHIHTPTANLSGNTILFNPGSPSISFHTEPTVGIIDTEEKKARIITLDKGEPFKEISF from the coding sequence ATGAAAATAGGTGTAATTAGTGATACCCATGGTTCTCTCGATGCCTGGAATAAGGCAATGGAACATTTTGCGGGGTGTCAGTTCATTCTTCATGCGGGAGATGTCCTTTATCACGGACCCAGGAACCCTCTGCCTCAGGGTTATGACCCCAAGGAACTGGCAGCAGCTTTAAATAATTCCCCCATACCGGTATTTGTGGTCAGGGGAAACTGTGATGCAGAAGTAGAGGAGGTAATGCTAGAGGTTCCTATTATGAGCCCTTATTTCTTCTGCAGTTTGGAGGGCCTTCAGATATTAATGCTGCATGGGACAAACTGTTCAGAAGAGCAGCTTTCTGAACTGGGAAATAAATATAATGCTGACATCTTAGTTTTTGGGCATATACATACTCCCACTGCCAATCTTTCAGGAAATACCATATTGTTTAATCCCGGCTCACCTTCCATTTCTTTTCATACGGAACCTACGGTAGGAATTATCGATACTGAAGAAAAGAAAGCAAGAATTATAACTCTGGATAAAGGGGAGCCTTTTAAAGAGATATCATTTTAA
- a CDS encoding glutaredoxin family protein, producing the protein MVYIKTGCPHCQKLMEDLKSKSISYVEIDVSKDQDAKSFVKDILKVDKVPVVIKEGKVESVGFEGKG; encoded by the coding sequence ATGGTTTATATTAAGACTGGCTGTCCGCATTGTCAGAAATTAATGGAGGATTTAAAAAGTAAAAGTATATCCTATGTAGAGATTGACGTTTCTAAAGACCAGGATGCCAAATCTTTTGTCAAAGATATTTTAAAGGTAGACAAGGTGCCGGTAGTGATTAAAGAAGGTAAGGTAGAGTCTGTTGGGTTCGAGGGAAAAGGCTGA
- a CDS encoding deoxyribonuclease IV: MYSKYLTVREEYIILRLGCHLSIAKGLDKTAKMAGEVRANTFQYFTRNPRGGAARKISEEEIKLWKEVRAAENLYPIVGHLPYVVNLATPKEGIHKFASKVLLEDLERMEAIGAEYLVVHPGSHLGEGKEKGIYRIIKALEESLLQFSGKTSLLLETMAGQGSEVGSLKDIRAIMEGLGNPESLGVCLDSCHLFAAGYDFRSSQGLEILIEEIHEMFGLDKVKVFHLNDCKFPLGSKKDRHERLGQGYIKKEGFLNILSNPAFQEVPYIIETPVENYKEYGEEIEQVYSWLE, from the coding sequence ATTTATTCAAAATATCTGACTGTACGGGAGGAATATATCATTTTACGTCTAGGTTGTCATCTGTCGATTGCTAAAGGATTGGACAAAACCGCAAAGATGGCCGGGGAAGTCCGAGCAAACACCTTTCAATATTTTACACGGAATCCCAGAGGAGGCGCCGCTAGAAAAATATCTGAAGAGGAAATTAAGCTGTGGAAAGAGGTAAGGGCAGCAGAAAACCTCTACCCCATTGTGGGACATCTTCCCTACGTAGTAAATTTGGCTACTCCTAAAGAAGGGATACATAAATTTGCCAGCAAAGTGCTTCTGGAGGATTTAGAAAGAATGGAGGCCATTGGGGCAGAATACCTGGTTGTGCATCCCGGCAGCCATCTGGGGGAGGGAAAAGAAAAGGGCATTTATCGAATCATAAAAGCCTTGGAAGAATCTTTATTGCAATTTTCCGGGAAAACCTCCCTTCTTCTGGAAACCATGGCTGGGCAGGGAAGTGAAGTGGGAAGCCTGAAGGATATTCGTGCCATTATGGAGGGGTTGGGGAATCCTGAAAGTTTGGGAGTCTGCCTTGATTCCTGTCATCTTTTTGCCGCCGGTTATGATTTTAGAAGCAGCCAGGGATTAGAGATATTAATAGAAGAAATCCATGAGATGTTCGGTCTGGACAAAGTGAAAGTTTTTCACCTTAATGACTGTAAGTTTCCTTTGGGCAGCAAAAAGGATCGACATGAAAGGTTGGGGCAGGGATACATAAAGAAAGAGGGATTTTTGAATATATTAAGTAACCCTGCTTTTCAAGAAGTTCCGTATATTATCGAGACCCCTGTTGAAAATTATAAAGAGTATGGTGAGGAAATAGAGCAAGTCTATTCTTGGCTGGAGTAA
- a CDS encoding zinc-ribbon domain-containing protein → MILLGIGEKIETLGKAGFYKCPNCHNECLFNIVEIKKRLGLFFIPVLSWDKKYFLSCTICKYGYQLKQEELKDYKFIQNI, encoded by the coding sequence TTGATACTTCTGGGAATCGGTGAGAAAATAGAAACTTTGGGAAAAGCAGGTTTCTATAAGTGTCCTAACTGCCATAATGAGTGCCTTTTTAATATCGTGGAAATAAAAAAGAGGCTGGGCCTTTTTTTCATCCCGGTTTTAAGTTGGGATAAAAAATATTTTTTAAGTTGTACCATTTGTAAGTATGGATACCAGCTGAAACAGGAGGAATTAAAAGACTATAAATTTATTCAAAATATCTGA
- a CDS encoding MTH1187 family thiamine-binding protein, with amino-acid sequence MAILQINVVPLGTDEASISSFVTKACKAAQEMGLKYEVNAMSTIIEGDQDELFEAAKRMHEITLKMGAERVITSFSLDERIDKSTDMENMVEAVIDPME; translated from the coding sequence GTGGCTATATTACAGATAAATGTGGTTCCATTGGGGACTGATGAGGCCAGTATAAGTTCATTTGTAACCAAGGCCTGTAAGGCTGCCCAGGAAATGGGTTTAAAATATGAAGTGAATGCCATGTCAACCATTATTGAAGGGGATCAAGATGAGCTTTTTGAGGCCGCCAAAAGAATGCACGAAATTACTTTGAAGATGGGTGCCGAGAGAGTAATCACATCTTTTTCATTGGATGAAAGAATTGATAAATCAACAGACATGGAAAATATGGTTGAAGCGGTAATTGATCCTATGGAATAA
- a CDS encoding DUF1786 domain-containing protein: MNVLKKRILAVDVGGGTQDILVYDPAYPMENCYKMILPSQTVVLARKIRKLTNDNKPLFLNGDVMGGGPCVRALKNHLNKGLKVYATAQAAKTIKDDPKKVKDLGVEITYSAPAGVENLQMGDIDLDSLRKIFNNFEIEMPEVFAVAVQDHGESLDMSNRLFRFKHWKRFIKEGGEIKNLAYYSVPSYLTRMQSVQRLLPGALMMDTCSAAVWGALEDKEISGHRENGLTLINMGNQHTFAVLLRGSAIHGLFEHHTGILNPSQIDYYVKKLQDFSLTHDEVFDSGGHGCYISEEIQGDFSFTAVTGPQRNLAVELGYYPAAPYGDMMLTGPFGLVSAALSVQP, from the coding sequence ATGAACGTTTTAAAAAAAAGAATATTGGCGGTAGATGTAGGAGGAGGTACCCAGGATATACTGGTGTACGATCCTGCTTACCCCATGGAAAACTGTTACAAGATGATTTTGCCTTCCCAAACGGTGGTATTGGCCAGAAAAATAAGAAAACTAACAAATGATAATAAACCGCTATTTTTAAACGGAGACGTGATGGGAGGCGGACCTTGTGTGCGGGCGCTGAAAAATCACTTGAATAAAGGACTTAAGGTATACGCCACTGCACAGGCGGCAAAAACCATAAAAGATGATCCGAAAAAGGTTAAAGACTTGGGAGTGGAAATAACTTACAGCGCTCCTGCCGGCGTGGAAAACCTGCAAATGGGAGATATTGACCTGGATTCTTTAAGAAAGATATTTAATAATTTTGAAATAGAAATGCCTGAGGTTTTTGCCGTTGCTGTTCAGGATCATGGAGAGTCTTTGGATATGAGCAACCGGCTTTTTAGATTTAAACACTGGAAGAGATTTATTAAAGAAGGTGGAGAAATTAAAAACCTTGCATATTATAGTGTCCCTTCCTATCTAACCCGGATGCAGTCGGTCCAGAGGCTTTTGCCCGGGGCTTTGATGATGGATACTTGTTCCGCTGCAGTCTGGGGAGCCTTAGAGGATAAGGAGATTTCCGGGCATAGGGAAAATGGATTAACCTTGATAAATATGGGAAACCAGCATACCTTTGCGGTACTGCTCCGGGGCTCTGCAATTCATGGCTTGTTTGAACATCATACAGGGATATTAAACCCTTCCCAAATTGATTATTATGTAAAAAAACTTCAGGATTTTTCTCTAACTCATGATGAAGTCTTTGACAGTGGGGGGCACGGGTGTTATATCAGTGAAGAGATTCAAGGAGATTTCAGTTTTACTGCTGTCACCGGACCCCAGAGGAATCTGGCTGTTGAACTGGGATATTATCCTGCAGCACCTTATGGGGATATGATGCTGACCGGTCCTTTCGGGTTGGTATCAGCAGCTCTATCGGTTCAACCATAA
- a CDS encoding MBL fold metallo-hydrolase, which yields MRELIVRVLIENTVTSKGLLAEHGLSFYIRKDSQSFIFDSGQGLGLKNNIRQLGLNLRNVSSVILSHGHYDHTGGVGVLLEANPNLTFRGHLDLLNKKYKVQGNEFIEIGIPHEIKNQISENIIFNTETVEIEDCIFLSGELPYGIFKNQEGIFKIWNDEYVEDTFRDEQVLYIKTPQGLVVFSGCSHNSITLTLQHIKRITGEKIYAVMGGFHLNGLKDEEIIKIVREMEKLEVEFFGLCHCTGLKAFCLFKQKFKEKVFACPVGTEINLLTL from the coding sequence ATGAGGGAATTGATAGTTAGAGTATTAATTGAAAATACAGTGACCAGCAAAGGGCTCTTGGCGGAACATGGGCTGTCATTTTATATTCGTAAAGATAGTCAAAGCTTTATATTTGACAGCGGACAGGGGTTAGGTCTGAAAAACAATATTCGGCAGTTGGGGTTAAACCTTAGAAATGTATCTTCAGTAATCTTATCTCATGGACATTATGACCATACCGGTGGAGTTGGGGTTCTACTTGAGGCTAATCCTAATCTAACCTTTCGGGGCCATTTAGATTTATTGAACAAAAAATATAAAGTTCAGGGGAACGAATTTATAGAAATTGGGATTCCTCATGAGATTAAGAATCAAATTTCTGAAAATATTATTTTTAATACGGAAACTGTAGAAATAGAGGATTGTATTTTTCTATCTGGAGAACTGCCTTATGGTATTTTTAAGAATCAAGAAGGAATTTTTAAGATTTGGAATGATGAATATGTAGAGGATACCTTCCGGGATGAACAAGTACTATATATAAAAACACCTCAGGGTTTGGTGGTTTTTTCAGGATGTTCCCATAACAGCATAACTTTAACCTTACAGCACATTAAAAGGATTACCGGAGAAAAAATATACGCTGTGATGGGTGGCTTTCATTTAAACGGATTGAAAGATGAAGAAATAATTAAAATCGTCAGGGAAATGGAGAAACTTGAGGTAGAATTCTTTGGCCTCTGCCACTGTACAGGGTTAAAGGCGTTTTGCCTTTTTAAACAAAAATTTAAGGAGAAAGTATTTGCCTGCCCTGTCGGTACTGAAATAAATTTATTGACATTGTAA
- a CDS encoding spore coat protein yields the protein MNTNQFLTENDMAGDLLKDINMSVTGYAYAVLESSEPYFRNNFKDFLNQSINAQEQLFQYMKQQGMYKVPRIHDENMEASPTLGGNMNLNMGMQSNPQMGSQVNTNTNPQVSSISSGIQEGFQARQSINTNTNPKSSDLTKGLQGSNVSISINTDTNPQSSNLKTGLQPVQNFARNLNTSTNPKISDPKNSIKKDMKR from the coding sequence ATGAATACGAACCAATTCCTGACAGAAAATGATATGGCAGGAGACCTGTTAAAGGACATCAATATGAGTGTTACAGGTTACGCCTATGCGGTACTGGAATCTTCGGAACCCTATTTCCGGAACAACTTTAAAGATTTTTTAAATCAAAGTATAAACGCTCAAGAACAGCTCTTTCAATATATGAAACAGCAGGGAATGTACAAAGTTCCAAGAATACACGATGAAAACATGGAAGCCAGTCCAACCTTAGGCGGGAATATGAACTTAAACATGGGGATGCAGAGCAACCCTCAAATGGGAAGCCAAGTCAATACCAACACTAATCCCCAAGTCAGCAGTATTTCTTCCGGAATTCAGGAAGGCTTTCAGGCCAGACAAAGTATCAACACAAACACAAACCCAAAATCCAGTGACCTTACAAAAGGATTACAGGGTTCTAATGTAAGCATAAGTATTAATACTGATACCAATCCTCAATCCAGCAATTTAAAAACAGGTCTGCAGCCTGTCCAAAATTTTGCCAGGAACTTAAACACCAGTACCAATCCTAAAATATCTGATCCAAAAAACAGCATTAAAAAAGACATGAAACGATAA
- a CDS encoding spore coat protein, with the protein MPAMKDQDIANSILNDYKLMCSSINTYITEAQNQNLRNDYINVLQDMYNCQKQMFDTMSQKGWYQVQNADMSEIARAQQQYAKVQL; encoded by the coding sequence ATGCCTGCTATGAAAGACCAGGATATTGCCAATTCCATTTTAAATGACTACAAGTTAATGTGCAGCAGTATTAACACATATATTACCGAAGCACAAAATCAAAACTTAAGAAATGACTACATAAATGTCCTTCAGGATATGTACAACTGCCAAAAGCAAATGTTTGACACCATGAGTCAAAAAGGTTGGTATCAAGTGCAGAATGCGGATATGTCTGAAATCGCCAGGGCACAACAGCAATATGCAAAGGTACAACTCTAA
- a CDS encoding cold-shock protein, protein MEEGKVKWFSTEKGYGFIEREQGGDVFVHFSAIEGDGFKTLEEGQRVSFEVVEGSRGPQAANVNIL, encoded by the coding sequence TTGGAAGAAGGAAAAGTAAAATGGTTTAGTACAGAAAAAGGTTATGGATTTATTGAAAGGGAGCAGGGTGGCGATGTCTTTGTTCACTTTTCTGCCATCGAAGGGGATGGGTTTAAAACCCTGGAAGAAGGACAGAGAGTAAGTTTTGAGGTTGTTGAAGGCAGCCGTGGACCCCAGGCCGCCAATGTTAACATTCTCTAA
- the thiD gene encoding bifunctional hydroxymethylpyrimidine kinase/phosphomethylpyrimidine kinase: MKKVLTIAGSDSGGGAGIQADLKTFAALGLHGLSAITALTAQNSLGVMGIRETPGDFVEAQLEAVLKDFKVSALKTGMLANNEIIQTVSNIINKYQLKNLVVDPVMVAQSGDPLLKSQAVKILKEKLLPLSLIITPNIDEAEILADMEINDMEGVRKAAKIIKEYGPEYVIIKGGHLTHQNKAIDILYDGKDIHSFEAPLVDTKNTHGTGCTFSAALASYLALEYDVLKAVEKSKYFITTAIKYSYKPGLGYGPVQPLAEILNEREKTEILENLNKALLILKSVPITPLIPEVQSNLVMALPKASSIDEVAAFPGRIIKLGNKITTLAEPQFNCSRWMSRVILAVTKNNFAWRSTMNIKYSTDIIKTVRKAGFIVESFKREEEPPNLALDSQYENAEWGTDTVLRGTGFVPDAIYDKGGFGKEGMIRIFGRDALDVAHKVSIIAENYFKFKQNEDLQ, encoded by the coding sequence ATGAAAAAAGTTCTTACCATAGCCGGTTCTGATTCTGGTGGCGGTGCAGGAATCCAGGCAGACCTTAAAACGTTTGCTGCTTTAGGTCTCCACGGCCTTTCGGCGATCACTGCATTGACCGCCCAAAATAGCCTGGGTGTAATGGGAATAAGGGAAACCCCGGGAGATTTTGTGGAAGCTCAGTTAGAAGCAGTTTTAAAAGACTTTAAAGTCTCTGCCTTAAAAACCGGTATGCTGGCCAACAATGAAATTATCCAAACAGTATCAAATATCATTAATAAATATCAATTGAAAAACCTTGTAGTAGACCCTGTAATGGTGGCTCAAAGCGGTGATCCGCTGCTGAAATCACAGGCAGTTAAAATATTAAAAGAGAAACTGCTTCCTCTATCCCTGATCATTACACCTAACATTGATGAAGCTGAAATCCTGGCTGATATGGAAATAAATGATATGGAGGGAGTAAGAAAGGCGGCAAAAATTATCAAAGAATATGGGCCTGAATATGTGATAATAAAAGGGGGACATCTTACTCATCAAAACAAAGCCATAGACATACTTTATGACGGAAAGGATATTCATTCCTTTGAAGCACCCCTGGTAGATACCAAGAACACCCATGGTACCGGCTGTACTTTTTCCGCTGCCCTGGCCTCTTACCTGGCCCTGGAATATGATGTATTAAAAGCAGTGGAAAAAAGCAAATATTTTATTACCACAGCCATAAAATATTCATACAAACCCGGACTGGGATATGGCCCGGTTCAGCCCCTGGCAGAAATATTAAATGAAAGAGAAAAGACAGAAATTCTAGAAAATTTAAATAAAGCCCTTTTAATTTTAAAAAGTGTTCCCATAACCCCCCTGATTCCAGAAGTACAATCTAACCTGGTAATGGCTCTGCCAAAAGCCTCCAGCATTGATGAAGTTGCTGCATTTCCCGGCAGAATTATTAAATTAGGTAATAAAATCACCACCCTGGCAGAACCACAATTTAATTGTTCCCGCTGGATGTCCCGGGTAATTCTGGCTGTTACCAAAAACAATTTTGCTTGGCGTTCAACTATGAATATAAAATACAGCACGGACATAATCAAAACCGTGAGAAAAGCAGGGTTTATCGTGGAAAGTTTTAAACGGGAAGAAGAACCACCGAATTTAGCCCTGGATTCCCAGTATGAAAACGCCGAGTGGGGAACAGATACTGTTTTAAGGGGGACAGGTTTTGTCCCAGATGCTATTTATGATAAAGGTGGTTTCGGGAAAGAAGGAATGATCCGAATTTTTGGTAGGGATGCCTTAGATGTGGCACACAAAGTTTCAATCATAGCAGAAAACTATTTCAAGTTCAAACAGAACGAAGATTTACAATAG
- a CDS encoding aminotransferase class IV, with product MEGICYFNGNYINSEEVMISASDRGFLYGDGLFETLRVYQGKVFLAEQHLTRLFRASSLLQIPIDKDMKKYDEIFKKVIRMNQLGEGFLRLSLSRGVGKRGLLPQDSTNSVVIVVPNFTIPYSEETYLKGFTAVIINNTRRNPFSPLSKLKTLNYLDNIIAKMEAEERKAEEGLLLNVFGNLSGGTVSNLFIIKNRILFTPTLNCGILNGITRQRVIELAARKNIEIKEKSLNPNRLFDAQEAFLTNSLMEIMPLVQVDGNLVGNGEPGPIARLLRSEYKKSIVNLRSV from the coding sequence ATGGAGGGGATTTGTTATTTTAATGGAAATTATATAAACAGTGAAGAAGTGATGATTTCAGCCTCTGATCGGGGCTTTCTTTATGGAGATGGTTTATTTGAAACCCTCCGAGTCTATCAAGGAAAAGTTTTTTTGGCTGAACAGCACCTGACCCGTTTGTTTAGAGCATCCTCACTACTGCAAATTCCTATAGACAAAGATATGAAAAAATATGATGAGATATTTAAAAAAGTAATTAGAATGAATCAGTTAGGGGAGGGGTTTTTACGGCTCAGCCTTTCTAGAGGGGTGGGAAAAAGGGGACTGCTTCCTCAAGATTCTACCAACTCTGTGGTAATAGTGGTGCCTAATTTTACAATACCGTATAGTGAGGAAACATACTTAAAGGGTTTTACTGCAGTTATTATAAACAATACCCGTAGGAATCCTTTTTCACCTCTATCCAAACTAAAAACCTTAAACTATCTGGATAATATAATAGCAAAAATGGAAGCAGAAGAAAGGAAGGCGGAGGAGGGTCTCCTTCTAAATGTTTTTGGGAACTTGTCTGGAGGCACAGTGAGCAACTTATTTATTATAAAAAACCGGATTCTGTTTACTCCTACTTTAAATTGCGGAATATTAAACGGAATCACCAGGCAGAGAGTAATAGAGTTGGCGGCAAGAAAAAATATTGAGATAAAGGAAAAATCTCTAAATCCCAACCGGCTTTTTGATGCACAGGAGGCTTTTTTAACCAATTCATTAATGGAAATTATGCCCCTGGTTCAGGTTGACGGCAACCTGGTGGGTAATGGAGAACCGGGACCCATAGCCCGGCTCTTAAGAAGTGAATATAAAAAGTCTATTGTAAATCTTCGTTCTGTTTGA
- a CDS encoding MBL fold metallo-hydrolase: MKITVLGSSGPYPDAGGNCSGYLLEGSETKVMLDCGNGTFSVLQNYTDFFELDAVILSHLHMDHIADCFVVRYAFETAQVLGKRKDPLKIYAPAKPFELYNMLKYKDVVELFPIDHRLQLSIKEFELSFLPTVHSLYCCAVKVNQGNSKMVYSADTEYFDGLADFVRGANLFLCEANYTSEDLSLGRKNHLASFQSAQIAKKAEVDRLLLTHLHPKNARSVVLSEAVEEFAETELAEEGLIFKV; the protein is encoded by the coding sequence ATGAAGATAACTGTGCTGGGAAGCTCGGGACCTTATCCTGATGCGGGGGGAAACTGTTCCGGATACCTTTTGGAGGGCAGTGAAACAAAAGTAATGTTGGACTGCGGTAATGGAACCTTTAGCGTTCTTCAAAATTATACTGATTTTTTTGAATTGGATGCTGTCATTCTTTCACATCTTCATATGGACCATATTGCCGATTGCTTTGTAGTCCGCTATGCCTTTGAAACGGCGCAGGTACTGGGCAAAAGAAAGGACCCCTTAAAAATATATGCTCCGGCCAAACCCTTTGAGCTGTATAATATGTTGAAGTATAAAGATGTTGTTGAGTTATTTCCTATAGACCACCGCTTACAATTATCTATTAAGGAATTTGAATTAAGTTTTCTCCCTACGGTTCATTCTTTGTACTGCTGTGCGGTTAAAGTGAATCAAGGTAACAGTAAAATGGTATATTCGGCGGATACAGAGTATTTTGACGGGTTGGCAGATTTTGTCAGGGGGGCAAACCTGTTTCTTTGTGAAGCTAATTATACTTCAGAGGATCTTTCTCTGGGCAGGAAAAATCACCTGGCGTCTTTTCAATCTGCTCAAATTGCAAAAAAGGCTGAAGTGGATAGATTATTATTGACACATTTGCATCCTAAAAATGCACGATCTGTAGTCCTTTCTGAGGCAGTGGAGGAATTTGCCGAAACGGAGCTGGCAGAAGAGGGTTTGATTTTTAAGGTTTAA